The nucleotide sequence ATGGTGATTCTTGCATGCTTGCCACATCAATACTCAGGCTATCGCTCAGCTTAGTCTTGATTTTTTGCATCTGTGCATCAGTTAAATCAGCAGCTTGGGTCAATGGCGCCAGGCTCAAGGCCAACAGCAAAGAAATGGCTCGGGTCGACTTCATATCTATTCCTTGTGGGTATCGGGTCAGAGAACTACGGCACGTACTGCCTAGCTCTTCTATCTATGACCGCATAACTGCCGCAAAAGTTACACGGCAGATGAATTTAAATCAATCAGTTAGTGTTAATCAGCAGCAAGTCTGCAAGCAAACTCTCATCCGCGCGGATGATGTTCACTGTGTATTTGCGCCAATCTTAATTGGGCAACATGGGTATAAATCTGAGTGGTAGATAATGATGAGTGCCCAAGCAGCAACTGTACAACCCGCAAATCCGCGCCATGATTGAGCAAATGAGTCGCAAACGCGTGGCGCAAGGTGTGCGGTGATAATTCAGTTTGAATGTCGGCGCGCAGCGCATACAGCTTAATACGGTGCCAAAAGGTTTGGCGAGTCATCATTTGTGCCCGACTTGATGGAAACAAGACATCACTGCTTTGCCCTTTCAACAATTGGGCGCGGGCTTGCTTTAAATACAGCTCAATGGCGGTTTGCGCCATTTCCCCTAATGGCACTAGCCTATCTTTATTGCCCTTACCTGTCACTCGCACTAAGCCTTGCCTTAGGCTCAGCATACTCATGGTTAAACTCACAAGCTCAGTTACCCGCAGACCCGTGGCATACAGTAATTCCAACATGGCAGCGTCGCGGCACTCAATGGCATCCTCAGTATTGGGCTCATTAAGCAAGCGCTCCACTTGCTGCTCACTTAAGCTGGCAGGTAAATGCTTACCTAGTTTGGGAGCATCCAATAAGGCACTGGGGTCTTCGCTGATGAGTTGATGATTGACTAGATAACGATAATAGCGGCGCAGGCTAGATAACTGCCGAGCACT is from Shewanella sp. SNU WT4 and encodes:
- the xerD gene encoding site-specific tyrosine recombinase XerD; amino-acid sequence: MMDLNSAQLQLSQTSIDAFIEEMWALKGLSDNTLSAYRTDLMHLARYLATQNLCLTSATQAALLDFIAMRTELGIAKTSSARQLSSLRRYYRYLVNHQLISEDPSALLDAPKLGKHLPASLSEQQVERLLNEPNTEDAIECRDAAMLELLYATGLRVTELVSLTMSMLSLRQGLVRVTGKGNKDRLVPLGEMAQTAIELYLKQARAQLLKGQSSDVLFPSSRAQMMTRQTFWHRIKLYALRADIQTELSPHTLRHAFATHLLNHGADLRVVQLLLGHSSLSTTQIYTHVAQLRLAQIHSEHHPRG